A single window of Nocardioides baekrokdamisoli DNA harbors:
- a CDS encoding helicase-related protein, with amino-acid sequence MFRKDEGDLSIASSGSRAFDASAGDFKLVAEAQRISLAGLFDPMLAVATSDVQPLPHQIQAVYGEMLPRTPLRFLLADDPGAGKTIMAGLYIKELLLRDDVKQCLIIAPGGLVEQWQDELFLKFGLGFELLTNQMIDSDFHFNVFEQHPLLIARMDQLSRNEQLQAQLKETEWDLIIVDEAHRMGAHYFGGELRKTKRFQLGEVLGGITRHLLLMTATPHSGKEEDFQLFLTLLDPDRFAGKSKAKVDLNGIWRRMVKEELLTFEGKKLFPERIAETVPYELTALEQSLYEDVTEYVREGMNRADRIGGKRKNTVGFALTVLQRRLASSPEAIYKSLVRRIERLERKKQEIVNGTWRDVEPNADLADYDSDDFNAAEIEEMEEELLDSATAAQTIEELDAEILELADLVETARLVRLAGTDRKWMELSSILQEEALVTDRNGWPRKFIIFTEHRDTLDYLQAKIGSLLGRPDAVRAIHGGVRRSERRVITEEFTKNRDCQILLATDAAGEGLNLQAAHLMVNYDLPWNPNRIEQRFGRVHRIGQEEVCRLWNLVASNTREGEVFTRLLEKLEQMRQTYGGKVFDVLGEAFTDTPLRELLLDAIQYGERADVKAKMHEVIDSSVGDGLRELLDERALAADNLGEADLHALRAAMDEARARRLQPHYIELAFKAAFTRLGGRIAKREQGRYEIANVPQHIRSAVSGPIATKYDRVTFDLSHVQPDGQTRADLLAPGHPLHDAVMAEAIRNFGGALNQGTVLVSPTIDEPQLLVGVVEEVADAAGDSVSRRFGYAYVDHLGTVTPAGPAPYLDCVAAPAGPAVDAARALSWLPDAEDRAMSWIIANRLPEYLAEVQPRRLAELTKARELVSKRLSSESERLLLEAAVASEKEQKGEKPKESSDSLNRKAVELDARLRRRLTLLDQQQLMSTKPPHIVTAALVLPVSLVENELSAVAPIHAKETKEVERRGVDLVLARERELGRKPVEQAFNNPGFDILSTDSSGDTYRIEVKARIEGSVDFFVTHNEVMTGKNAAPRYRLALVRVDQRGSQYDEVRYVGDPFATTDLGDFEATGIRGDWAKTWAKGTGPF; translated from the coding sequence GTGTTCCGCAAGGACGAGGGCGACCTGAGCATCGCCAGTTCGGGAAGCCGCGCGTTCGATGCGAGCGCTGGAGACTTCAAGCTGGTGGCTGAGGCTCAGCGCATCTCGCTGGCCGGCCTGTTCGACCCGATGCTCGCCGTGGCTACGAGCGACGTTCAGCCACTCCCGCACCAGATTCAAGCGGTGTACGGGGAGATGCTTCCGCGCACGCCGCTCCGCTTCTTGCTCGCTGACGACCCGGGTGCTGGCAAGACGATCATGGCTGGCCTCTACATCAAGGAGCTCCTGCTCCGCGACGACGTGAAGCAGTGCTTGATCATCGCGCCGGGTGGTCTGGTCGAGCAGTGGCAGGACGAGTTGTTCCTCAAGTTCGGCCTCGGCTTCGAGCTTCTGACTAACCAGATGATCGACAGCGACTTCCATTTCAACGTCTTCGAGCAGCACCCGCTCCTCATCGCCCGCATGGACCAGCTCTCTCGTAATGAGCAGCTCCAGGCGCAGCTGAAGGAAACCGAGTGGGACCTGATCATCGTCGACGAAGCGCACCGCATGGGTGCGCACTACTTCGGCGGCGAGCTCCGAAAGACCAAGCGATTCCAGCTCGGCGAGGTCCTCGGCGGCATCACTCGGCACCTGCTTCTGATGACAGCCACCCCGCACTCGGGAAAGGAGGAAGACTTCCAACTCTTCCTGACGCTGCTGGATCCCGATCGCTTCGCCGGCAAAAGCAAAGCCAAGGTCGACCTCAATGGGATCTGGCGCCGCATGGTCAAGGAAGAGCTCCTCACCTTCGAAGGTAAGAAGCTGTTCCCTGAGCGCATCGCTGAAACCGTTCCGTACGAGCTCACCGCTCTCGAACAGTCCCTCTACGAGGACGTCACTGAGTACGTCCGCGAGGGGATGAATCGCGCCGACCGCATCGGCGGCAAGCGCAAGAACACGGTGGGGTTCGCGCTCACCGTTCTCCAGCGCCGGCTGGCATCCAGCCCAGAGGCGATCTACAAAAGCCTAGTTCGCCGTATAGAGCGTCTGGAACGCAAGAAGCAGGAGATCGTCAACGGCACCTGGCGCGACGTTGAGCCAAACGCAGATCTCGCCGATTACGACAGCGATGATTTCAACGCCGCCGAGATCGAGGAGATGGAGGAGGAGTTGCTTGACTCGGCAACCGCTGCTCAAACGATTGAGGAGCTGGACGCCGAGATCCTGGAACTCGCCGACCTGGTCGAGACGGCCCGTCTCGTTCGCCTAGCCGGCACCGACCGCAAATGGATGGAACTTTCGAGCATCCTCCAAGAGGAAGCGCTGGTCACCGACCGGAACGGTTGGCCGCGAAAGTTCATCATCTTCACAGAGCACCGAGACACCCTGGACTACCTACAAGCCAAGATCGGGTCGCTACTGGGTCGACCGGATGCCGTACGCGCTATTCACGGTGGCGTACGGCGATCCGAGCGCAGGGTCATTACAGAGGAATTCACGAAGAACCGCGACTGCCAGATCCTGCTCGCGACCGACGCGGCTGGCGAAGGTCTTAACCTCCAGGCTGCTCACCTGATGGTCAACTACGACCTGCCCTGGAACCCAAATCGCATCGAGCAGCGCTTCGGTCGCGTACACCGCATTGGCCAGGAGGAAGTCTGCCGTCTCTGGAATCTCGTGGCGTCGAATACCCGCGAAGGCGAGGTCTTCACGCGCTTGCTCGAAAAGTTGGAGCAGATGCGCCAGACCTACGGAGGCAAGGTCTTCGACGTCCTTGGGGAGGCATTCACCGACACCCCGCTGCGCGAGTTGCTCCTCGACGCTATCCAGTACGGCGAGCGGGCCGACGTGAAGGCGAAGATGCACGAAGTCATCGACTCCTCAGTTGGCGACGGGCTGCGAGAGCTCCTCGATGAGCGAGCGCTCGCTGCGGACAACCTGGGCGAAGCTGACCTCCATGCTCTTCGGGCTGCGATGGACGAAGCCCGAGCCAGACGCCTGCAACCCCATTACATCGAACTCGCGTTCAAGGCGGCGTTCACGAGGCTTGGCGGCCGGATCGCCAAGCGTGAGCAGGGCCGGTACGAAATCGCCAACGTTCCTCAACACATTCGGTCAGCGGTCAGCGGTCCGATCGCGACCAAGTACGACCGCGTCACGTTCGATCTGAGCCACGTCCAGCCTGACGGCCAAACTCGCGCCGACCTGCTCGCGCCGGGCCACCCCCTGCACGACGCGGTGATGGCCGAGGCCATCCGCAACTTTGGCGGAGCCCTCAATCAAGGCACCGTCCTCGTTTCGCCAACGATCGACGAGCCTCAGTTGCTGGTGGGCGTCGTCGAGGAGGTGGCTGACGCAGCAGGAGACTCCGTCTCGCGCCGCTTTGGGTACGCCTATGTCGACCACCTGGGAACCGTGACCCCAGCCGGTCCCGCACCGTATCTCGACTGCGTCGCCGCACCAGCAGGCCCCGCGGTCGATGCCGCTCGGGCGCTCTCGTGGCTGCCGGACGCTGAGGACCGGGCGATGAGTTGGATCATCGCTAACCGGCTGCCCGAGTATCTGGCGGAGGTCCAGCCCCGACGGCTTGCAGAACTGACCAAAGCGCGAGAGCTTGTGAGCAAGCGCCTCAGCAGCGAAAGCGAGCGCTTGTTGCTAGAGGCGGCCGTCGCTTCGGAGAAGGAACAGAAGGGCGAAAAGCCCAAGGAATCGTCGGACAGCCTCAACCGTAAGGCGGTGGAACTCGACGCCCGACTCCGCAGGCGCCTGACGCTCCTGGACCAGCAGCAGTTGATGTCGACGAAGCCGCCGCACATCGTCACGGCAGCGCTCGTCCTCCCGGTCTCGCTGGTGGAGAACGAACTCTCCGCGGTGGCGCCGATCCACGCAAAGGAGACAAAAGAGGTCGAGCGGAGAGGGGTCGATCTAGTCCTTGCTCGTGAGCGCGAGCTGGGGAGGAAGCCGGTCGAACAGGCCTTCAACAACCCAGGCTTCGACATCTTGTCGACCGACTCCTCTGGCGACACCTATCGGATCGAGGTTAAGGCGCGCATTGAGGGCTCTGTCGACTTCTTCGTCACCCACAACGAGGTCATGACTGGCAAGAACGCCGCGCCGCGCTACCGGCTCGCGCTCGTCCGGGTCGATCAGCGGGGTTCGCAGTATGACGAGGTCCGCTATGTCGGAGACCCTTTCGCGACCACAGACCTCGGCGACTTCGAGGCAACGGGCATCAGGGGCGACTGGGCCAAGACCTGGGCGAAGGGCACCGGGCCCTTCTGA
- a CDS encoding DEAD/DEAH box helicase, giving the protein MDRKERQNLRSGSKDFGELIKWAEKVRSYRDTVVFQGHGSLEYLTARIRSHGSPTSPQWRSLLLSPGDADHGTAMARWHALPDLSAEAQQTLATLTSPETKQAVNQAKAVYGGARMFAGKARKEAAGQAAQRLAELSATLQSDGYLEEIRAIASWDASTVAPLDQTAIFGAELGLAEVIGGETRLIDRRDAESIVEAIGAISRAAGRELEFRNAVASAATATRQAEARKLVSEMPIERLKDATNGQLRLGALQGAGIRNVQQVIDRGSQILYLPGIGQTTGTRMVAAARTILQTTIDEMPVRIDIKNRSGATADLLRAMQTWEGSRTVASGSPARVAAERIQPAFTGMDRATSHIALIEGASSFTEFDAAVDIVKKQASLFTSTGPQAADPWEDFLARPADYYAMLSELGLLTDDEDASLGDLPDEILEAIRDMRLETQHLKASLRGYQSFGARFAIVQKKVIIGDEMGLGKTVESLAVLTHLRAKGSTHFLVVCPAAVVTNWVREVAGKSDLRPHRLHGFGRDSALTSWIRTGGVAVTTYDTLAWLEGQIPPRVTVECAVFDEAHYIKNPDALRTRRSRALIRHSERAILLTGTPLENRIEEFRNLVGYLRPDLTVSASEFAPRQFRKQVAPAYLRRNQEDVLTELPELVEVDEWMPMSPEDADRYRSAVLDSNFMAMRQAALQSGAKSQKMQRLLDIVEEAEENERRVLVFSHFRGILDDVAASLPGKVFGPLTGSVPANKRQEMVDEFSKAPHGAVLVAQIVAGGVGLNIQSASVVVICEPQLKPTTEWQAIARARRMGQLESVQVHRLLSEESVDQRIMDILARKKELFADFARVSETAVSAPEAYDITDAEVARAIVAAERERVLALEPGR; this is encoded by the coding sequence ATGGATCGGAAAGAACGCCAGAATCTTCGCAGCGGGTCCAAGGACTTCGGCGAACTCATCAAATGGGCTGAGAAGGTTCGCTCCTACCGCGACACGGTCGTCTTCCAGGGGCACGGCTCCCTGGAATACCTGACGGCACGGATCCGGAGCCATGGGAGCCCCACCAGCCCACAATGGCGTTCGCTCCTCCTTTCACCGGGCGACGCCGATCACGGCACAGCAATGGCCCGATGGCACGCGCTTCCAGACCTGAGCGCCGAGGCTCAGCAGACCCTGGCAACCCTCACATCTCCTGAGACCAAGCAAGCTGTCAATCAGGCAAAGGCCGTCTACGGCGGCGCCCGAATGTTCGCCGGCAAGGCCCGGAAGGAAGCTGCCGGGCAGGCCGCACAACGACTCGCGGAGCTGTCAGCGACGCTGCAAAGCGATGGCTATCTCGAGGAGATCAGGGCGATCGCCAGCTGGGATGCCTCAACAGTGGCACCCCTCGATCAGACTGCCATCTTCGGAGCCGAGCTCGGTTTGGCCGAAGTCATCGGTGGCGAGACGAGGCTGATTGACCGACGCGACGCGGAATCCATCGTCGAGGCGATCGGGGCCATCAGCCGCGCAGCCGGTCGAGAGCTCGAGTTTCGAAACGCTGTCGCAAGCGCCGCGACGGCGACTCGGCAAGCAGAGGCACGGAAACTGGTCTCCGAGATGCCAATCGAGCGCCTCAAGGACGCGACGAACGGCCAATTGCGGCTCGGAGCGCTGCAAGGCGCCGGGATTCGCAACGTGCAGCAGGTCATCGATCGCGGGAGCCAGATCCTCTACCTCCCGGGTATCGGGCAGACGACTGGAACAAGGATGGTGGCCGCCGCCCGCACAATCCTCCAGACCACCATCGATGAGATGCCCGTTCGAATCGACATCAAGAACCGGTCGGGCGCCACCGCGGATCTGCTCCGCGCGATGCAGACCTGGGAGGGCTCTCGAACCGTTGCAAGCGGATCGCCCGCCCGAGTCGCTGCGGAGCGCATCCAGCCCGCCTTCACCGGAATGGACCGAGCGACGTCCCACATCGCTCTGATCGAGGGGGCATCCTCCTTCACTGAGTTCGACGCCGCCGTCGACATCGTGAAGAAGCAGGCATCGCTATTCACCTCCACGGGGCCGCAGGCCGCTGATCCTTGGGAAGACTTCCTCGCGCGCCCAGCCGACTACTACGCGATGCTCTCGGAGCTCGGCCTTCTGACCGATGACGAGGACGCGAGCCTAGGCGACCTCCCCGACGAGATCCTCGAAGCAATCCGAGACATGCGGCTCGAGACCCAACATCTGAAGGCTTCCCTCCGCGGCTATCAGTCCTTCGGCGCACGATTCGCGATCGTCCAGAAGAAGGTGATCATCGGCGACGAGATGGGCCTCGGAAAGACCGTCGAGTCGCTTGCGGTTCTTACACATCTGCGGGCTAAGGGATCGACTCATTTCCTGGTCGTGTGCCCAGCCGCCGTGGTTACCAACTGGGTCCGCGAAGTCGCCGGCAAGTCAGACCTTCGCCCGCACAGGCTCCACGGCTTCGGTCGCGATAGCGCCCTGACGTCGTGGATTCGTACCGGCGGAGTTGCCGTCACCACGTACGACACCCTTGCGTGGCTCGAAGGACAGATCCCACCGCGGGTCACCGTCGAATGTGCCGTCTTCGACGAGGCTCACTACATCAAGAACCCCGATGCCCTCCGAACCAGGCGCTCTAGGGCACTGATCCGCCACTCAGAACGAGCGATCCTGCTGACTGGCACACCCCTGGAGAACCGGATCGAGGAATTCCGGAACCTGGTCGGCTACCTCAGACCTGATCTCACGGTGAGCGCGTCAGAGTTCGCGCCCCGTCAGTTCCGCAAGCAGGTCGCTCCGGCTTACCTTCGGCGGAACCAGGAGGACGTTCTCACCGAGCTTCCCGAACTGGTGGAGGTCGATGAGTGGATGCCGATGTCGCCAGAGGACGCGGACCGCTACCGATCGGCCGTGCTCGACAGCAACTTCATGGCCATGCGCCAGGCCGCTCTGCAGTCCGGAGCGAAGTCTCAGAAGATGCAACGCCTTCTAGACATCGTCGAGGAAGCCGAAGAAAACGAAAGACGCGTCCTCGTCTTCTCGCACTTCCGCGGCATCTTGGACGATGTCGCAGCCTCGCTGCCGGGCAAGGTCTTTGGCCCGCTGACGGGCTCCGTGCCGGCCAACAAGCGCCAAGAGATGGTCGACGAGTTCTCCAAGGCCCCCCACGGAGCAGTGCTTGTGGCGCAGATCGTGGCGGGCGGCGTCGGGCTGAACATCCAGTCGGCGTCGGTCGTCGTGATCTGTGAGCCACAGCTGAAGCCGACGACCGAATGGCAAGCCATCGCAAGGGCGCGGAGAATGGGGCAACTGGAGTCAGTCCAGGTCCACCGCTTGCTCTCCGAGGAGAGCGTGGACCAAAGGATCATGGACATCCTGGCTCGCAAGAAGGAACTGTTCGCCGACTTCGCTCGGGTATCGGAGACCGCCGTCAGCGCGCCCGAGGCCTACGACATCACCGATGCTGAGGTCGCCCGAGCGATCGTGGCGGCCGAGCGGGAGCGTGTCCTCGCATTAGAACCAGGCAGATGA